One genomic region from Pecten maximus chromosome 5, xPecMax1.1, whole genome shotgun sequence encodes:
- the LOC117327167 gene encoding uncharacterized protein LOC117327167: MIKVYGPSCGWIRGTISRKLITKTNNFNNISNMDCLQKIVTVVILTLTMAIHCLAGTPLSNSACFAQKVLNFKCGYGYMIRITRTLYGYNPAGLCSLQPGDCIDEERKLYPCVGRESCSINLPSGGVGRVISSCNKPSNYFHVEYECIPVTETKNICDAPMITAQQGYIVTPGYPNNYGPNINCTTRIQVESYQHLKLYILDLDLEMASSTCSDYMLAQDTIQSLTLCGKRGNEPSPVSWKNLTLRLSTNSRNNYKGFWLYYEATPALTTTTQRPTSAVITNKKTSQPVGPIMTTISPKHVIPITKTVNNVNVDKAEKLPFAAIVGGVIGTLSFVLVILLVLLIVKWSRERKRRRDKNQFIEVQNPGYRNSNEFQQNTIPRTDICYNYVDC, translated from the exons GTATACGGACCGTCATGTGGATGGATTAGAGGAACAATCTCGAGAAAGCTGATCACCAAAACCAACAACTTcaataatatatcaaacatgGATTGTTTACAGAAAATCGTCACTGTGGTCATCCTAACACTAACTATGGCTATACATTGTTTGGCAG GTACGCCATTGTCAAACAGTGCATGCTTCGCCCAGAAAGTATTAAACTTTAAGTGTGGATACGGATACATGATCAGAATCACCCGGACACTGTACGGATACAATCCCGCTGGACTCTGCAGTCTCCAGCCCGGAGACTGTATCGACGAGGAACGCAAGCTTTACCCATGTGTAGGACGCGAATCCTGCTCGATCAATCTCCCGAGTGGGGGTGTCGGAAGAGTTATCTCCTCCTGCAATAAACCTAGCAACTACTTCCATGTGGAATATGAGTGCATCCCAG TGACTGAAACAAAAAACATCTGTGATGCTCCAATGATCACGGCCCAGCAGGGGTACATAGTTACCCCCGGTTACCCGAATAACTACGGCCCAAACATCAACTGTACTACCCGCATTCAAGTAGAAAGCTACCAGCATCTCAAACTCTACatccttgaccttgaccttgagatGGCCAGCAGCACATGTTCTGACTACATGCTTGCCCAGGACACCATACAATCTCTTACACTTTGTGGAAAACGAGGGAATGAACCTAGTCCAGTCTCCTGGAAGAACCTTACACTCAGGCTGTCAACCAACAGCAGAAATAACTACAAGGGATTCTGGTTGTACTATGAAG CCACACCAGCACTGACAACCACCACTCAACGACCGACCTCTGCTGTGATCACCAACAAGAAGACGTCACAGCCTGTAGGTCCGATAATGACGACAATCTCGCCAAAACACGTCATTCCTATCACCAAGACTGTTAATAACGTCAACGTGGATAAAGCAGAAAAATTGCCATTCG CTGCCATTGTGGGCGGAGTTATTGGTACCCTGAGTTTTGTGTTGGTGATCCTGCTCGTTCTGCTAATCGTTAAATG GTCACGAGAAAGAAAGAGGAGGAGGGACAAGAACCAGTTTATCGAGGTACAGAATCCCGGTTACAGAAACAGCAATGAGTTCCAACAAAATACGATTCCGCGAACGGACATTTGTTACAACTATGTGGACTGTTGA